One window from the genome of Thermodesulfobacteriota bacterium encodes:
- a CDS encoding aldehyde ferredoxin oxidoreductase family protein has protein sequence MNQRYGYGGTVLRVNLTGRKIEKEPLNPQLARDWLGGRGFIAKLLYEELPRGVDPLSPENKLLIATGPLSGTFWPSAAKIVFGTKSPLTGGYGDSNLGGFLMAELKYAGYDMIILEGASEEPVYLYIEDDRVELREARAYWGKGALATEVELKKDLGEDFQIATIGPAGENLVRFANINHEYGRQAGRCGMGAVMGSKKLKAIAVRGTGGISLYDPQGLVEITKRVLKHIIAQPYFKRFRLYGTTDITDWCQGMGVLPTKNFNYGDYEKEEALAPETMRKKIHVRDKACFGCPLNCANYTRSPKYGTYIDGPEYETIGMLGSNLLLDDIEEVQYLNYLCDDYGIDTIAAGGTLAFAMECLEKGLLKPEDLDGIDLRFGNLEAVKSMLKKIAYQEGAGKELAKGSRALSKRIGRQSESFAFHVKGLEFSAYECRGAPAMLLSFMTSDIGAQHTRSWAIVQDMDMGRDNVEGRAKLVKDLQTLRPLMEMFGVCRFPWLEVKVDFEEYVRAFNAVTGLGYSREDLFRISEKVWNLTRAFWAREVEDFGRSYDLPPGRVYDPMPSGPAKGLHLTEEKVNRMLDEYYDLRGWNRNGIPTEAKLRELGLDQVAEDLKKLGKL, from the coding sequence ATGAACCAAAGATACGGATACGGTGGCACGGTCCTGCGAGTCAATCTGACCGGGAGGAAAATCGAGAAGGAGCCTCTAAACCCTCAGCTGGCCAGGGACTGGCTGGGCGGGAGAGGTTTCATCGCAAAGCTTCTCTACGAGGAGTTGCCCAGGGGCGTCGATCCCCTCAGCCCCGAAAACAAACTCCTGATCGCCACGGGTCCCCTTTCGGGAACCTTCTGGCCCAGTGCGGCCAAGATCGTCTTCGGAACCAAATCTCCCCTGACCGGTGGCTACGGCGACAGCAACTTAGGCGGCTTTCTCATGGCCGAGCTGAAATATGCAGGCTACGACATGATCATCCTGGAAGGGGCCTCGGAAGAACCGGTCTACCTCTACATCGAGGATGACCGCGTAGAACTTCGAGAGGCCCGGGCCTACTGGGGCAAGGGAGCCCTCGCCACAGAGGTCGAATTGAAAAAGGACCTCGGGGAGGATTTCCAAATCGCCACCATCGGCCCAGCGGGTGAAAACCTGGTGAGGTTTGCCAACATCAACCATGAGTATGGAAGACAGGCCGGTCGATGCGGGATGGGCGCGGTGATGGGGTCCAAGAAACTCAAGGCGATCGCCGTCCGGGGCACAGGGGGGATCTCCCTTTACGACCCACAGGGCCTTGTCGAGATCACGAAGCGCGTGTTGAAACATATCATCGCCCAGCCCTACTTCAAACGATTCCGGCTCTACGGCACGACCGATATCACGGATTGGTGCCAAGGCATGGGGGTGCTGCCCACCAAAAACTTCAATTACGGCGATTATGAGAAAGAGGAGGCCCTCGCCCCGGAAACCATGCGAAAGAAGATCCACGTCCGGGACAAGGCCTGTTTCGGGTGTCCCCTGAACTGCGCCAATTATACCCGTTCCCCTAAATACGGCACCTACATCGACGGCCCGGAATACGAGACGATCGGAATGCTCGGCTCGAACCTCCTCCTCGACGACATCGAAGAGGTTCAGTACCTCAATTACCTCTGTGACGATTATGGCATCGATACGATCGCTGCCGGCGGCACCCTCGCCTTCGCGATGGAGTGTCTGGAGAAGGGCCTGTTGAAGCCGGAGGACCTGGACGGCATCGATCTCCGTTTCGGGAACCTCGAGGCGGTCAAGAGCATGCTGAAGAAGATCGCCTATCAGGAAGGGGCGGGAAAAGAGCTGGCCAAGGGATCCCGCGCCCTCTCCAAGAGGATCGGTCGCCAGAGCGAATCTTTCGCCTTCCACGTCAAGGGGCTGGAATTTTCGGCCTATGAATGTCGGGGGGCGCCCGCCATGCTCCTCTCCTTCATGACCTCCGACATCGGGGCCCAACACACCCGCTCCTGGGCGATCGTCCAGGACATGGATATGGGAAGGGACAACGTGGAGGGCCGGGCCAAGTTGGTCAAAGACCTTCAGACCCTCCGGCCCCTCATGGAGATGTTCGGCGTCTGCCGGTTCCCCTGGCTGGAGGTGAAGGTCGATTTTGAAGAGTATGTCAGGGCATTCAACGCGGTGACCGGATTGGGATACTCGAGAGAGGATCTCTTCCGGATCTCAGAAAAGGTCTGGAACCTGACGCGGGCCTTCTGGGCAAGGGAGGTCGAGGATTTCGGTCGGAGTTACGACCTCCCACCGGGCCGCGTCTATGACCCTATGCCCTCGGGTCCGGCCAAAGGGCTCCATCTCACCGAAGAGAAGGTGAACCGGATGCTCGACGAGTATTACGACCTTCGAGGGTGGAACCGAAACGGGATCCCCACCGAGGCCAAATTGAGGGAACTGGGGCTGGATCAGGTGGCAGAGGATCTAAAAAAACTGGGAAAGCTCTGA
- a CDS encoding 4Fe-4S dicluster domain-containing protein, with translation MKQLLLDHERCTGCSLCELICGLAHFRENNPKKSAVHIKRKFPAPGSFEIQVCNQCGRCKEVCPVEAISEREGALVIDPEKCTFCQVCIEECPYGVLYTHRDIPIPIKCDLCGECVTVCAPEAIRWRES, from the coding sequence GAAGCAACTGCTCCTGGATCACGAACGCTGTACGGGTTGCTCCCTCTGTGAACTGATCTGCGGCCTCGCCCATTTCCGGGAGAACAACCCCAAGAAATCGGCCGTCCATATCAAGCGGAAATTCCCCGCTCCCGGATCCTTTGAAATTCAGGTCTGTAACCAATGCGGCCGGTGCAAAGAAGTCTGTCCGGTCGAGGCCATCTCCGAAAGGGAGGGCGCCCTGGTGATCGACCCCGAAAAGTGCACCTTCTGTCAGGTCTGCATCGAGGAATGCCCTTATGGAGTTCTTTATACCCATCGGGACATCCCCATCCCCATCAAGTGCGACCTCTGTGGGGAATGCGTGACGGTCTGCGCTCCCGAGGCCATTCGCTGGAGGGAATCATGA